The Brassica oleracea var. oleracea cultivar TO1000 chromosome C6, BOL, whole genome shotgun sequence genome includes a region encoding these proteins:
- the LOC106300552 gene encoding ACT domain-containing protein ACR3 produces MAKVYWPYFDPEYENLSTRINPPSVSIDNTSCKECTLVKVDSMNKPGILLEVVQVLTDLDLTITKAYISSDGGWFMDVFHVTDQQGNKVTDSKTIDYIEKVLGPKGYASASQNTWPGKRVGVHSLGDHTSIEIIARDRPGLLSEVSAVLADLHFNVVAAEAWTHNRRIACVLYVNDNETSRAVDDPQRLSTMEEQLNLVLRGCEQEDEKVARTCLSIGSTHVDRRLHQMLFADRDYEAVTKVDGSVPKITIENCEEKGYSVVNVSCEDRPKLMFDIVCTLTDMQYIVFHATITSSGPHASQEYFIRHKDGCTLDSEGEKERVIKCLEAAIHRRVSEGWSLELCAKDRVGLLSEVTRILREHGLSVTRAGVTTVGEQAVNVFYVRDASGNPVDVKTIEALRGEIGHSMMINVKNKVPSKSWKEEGQAGTGRGWAKTSFFFGNLLEKLLP; encoded by the exons ATGGCTAAAGTTTACTGGCCGTATTTCGATCCTGAATATGAGAACTTGAGCACCAGAATCAATCCTCCAAG TGTTTCTATAGATAACACTAGCTGCAAAGAATGCACTCTTGTCAAG GTTGACAGTATGAACAAACCTGGAATACTACTTGAAGTTGTGCAAGTTCTAACCGATCTCGATCTCACTATCACCAAAGCTTACATCTCTTCTGATGGTGGATGGTTCATGGACG TATTCCATGTCACTGATCAACAAGGAAACAAGGTTACTGATAGCAAAACCATCGATTACATCGAGAAG GTGCTAGGACCAAAGGGCTATGCTTCAGCTTCACAAAACACTTGGCCAGGCAAAAGAGTCGGTGTTCATTCACTAGGAGACCACACATCGATCGAGATCATTGCTCGTGACCGTCCTGGTCTCTTATCTGAGGTCTCAGCCGTACTAGCAGACCTCCACTTCAACGTGGTAGCAGCTGAAGCATGGACTCATAACCGTAGGATCGCGTGTGTTCTCTATGTGAATGATAACGAAACCTCTAGAGCCGTTGATGATCCACAAAGATTATCTACCATGGAAGAACAGCTCAACCTCGTGCTGCGCGGGTGTGAACAAGAAGATGAGAAAGTTGCAAGGACGTGTCTCTCAATTGGGTCTACTCATGTTGACCGTAGGCTTCATCAGATGCTTTTCGCTGATAGAGACTACGAGGCAGTGACTAAGGTTGATGGTTCCGTGCCCAAGATCACGATTGAGAATTGCGAAGAGAAAGGTTATTCTGTGGTAAACGTGAGTTGCGAGGACCGGCCCAAGCTCATGTTCGACATTGTTTGCACGCTTACGGACATGCAGTACATTGTGTTTCACGCAACGATTACATCGAGTGGTCCTCATGCTTCTCAGGAGTATTTTATCAGACACAAAGACGGTTGCACTCTTGACTCGGAAGGAGAGAAAGAGAGAGTTATCAAATGTCTAGAAGCTGCAATCCATAGAAGAGTCAGCGAG GGTTGGAGTTTGGAGCTGTGCGCAAAGGACAGAGTTGGACTACTGTCGGAAGTGACTAGGATTCTGAGAGAGCACGGGCTTTCAGTGACGAGAGCTGGTGTGACAACAGTAGGAGAACAAGCAGTTAACGTTTTCTATGTGAGAGATGCTTCGGGGAATCCAGTGGACGTGAAGACCATCGAGGCGTTACGAGGAGAGATCGGACACAGCATGATGATTAACGTGAAGAATAAGGTTCCAAGCAAGAGTTGGAAAGAAGAAGGTCAAGCCGGAACAGGAAGAGGATGGGCCAAAACCAGTTTCTTCTTTGGGAATTTGCTGGAGAAGTTGTTGCCTTGA
- the LOC106298169 gene encoding uncharacterized protein LOC106298169 yields MGDFNAICHNGEKLGGPMRCASIFEPFNDMLRDCKVKELPSKGDPFTWAGKRATKWIQCKLDRSFVNKEWSKVFSEADQVFLEKRGSDHRPVLVCLQKKEKMFKASFTFDKRWLELPNVRNTVKLAWNKAHGGFPASVSQRIRNCRHDLSGWRRSFQTNSKEKILILQEELEVEESARNPNGGKIRALKIELMKANREEEAYWSQKSYNKWLKKGDRNTRFFHDSVKASRNRKQIDLLVDVNGRERREEKEKGRVAMDYFFNLFSSSNPPDFQSIFTDFVAKVSPEMNVDLIKEASDEEIEQAVFSIKAASAPGPDGMTGLFFQRFWKDIGSQVSDEVKTFFISGSFPVEWNFTHLCLLPKVMEAINMSDFRPISLCSVLYKIISKILVMRLQPLLQELVSPFQSAFVPERQISDNILIAHELVHSLRTFKPVAAQFKAVKSDMSKAYDRVEWDYIRCLLGALGFHPQWIKMVMFCISSVSYAVLINDQPYGVIKPSRGLRQGDPLSPSLFVLCTEGLSHLLFKAEEAGLLHGIQFTEDGPSFSHLLFADDSLFLCKATEKEAECLQNVLEVYGRATGQVINLDKSSITFGDDILCHVKASVQTILGIYNIGGAGSYLGLPECFSGSKADLLNYIYERLHGRLSGWFARSLSLGGKEVLLKAIAIALPVFAMSCFKLPKSTIEKLTSAMRDFWWNSLEHKRKIHWLSWNKLCLPRQEGGLGFKDIECFNQALLAKQAWKVFQNPQSLLARTLKSRYFKGNNFMDVSLGDRPSFGWRSFLFGRELLLKGVRKEVGDGQSLRVWMDPWIDNSRRRAPWMKNSLVDLELKVSDLLSDDGRSWNLSILEDLFFQVDIDLILKIKPMPEEEDFWCLQHNKSGDYTVRSGYWLASHEKLKAVFVDANSQPSINGLKDRTWNIQAPQKIKLFIWRVLSGAVPVAENLISRGMKIDERCWNCGNDMESANHVLFTCPLARLIWALSDFPSPRGGFSDDSIFVNIHYLLRMSLNIRILSQIRRSFPWILWMLWKNRNKLIFEGKEFDAMGTIRKIKDDVAVWFAVQSMDQGIESGEKEKGIMVRKTKWRKPSEGWLKCNVGVMWSKKNRVMGCAWVLRDHRGVVLLHSRRSFVASHEKEEAILVGLMWAIKSLQDHQVRKVIIAAEANHILNALERPKAWPSFKFQSGMLRKEVRNFGEWKVCVETKDSNRGTFLIAQSATKRQFAQSYVAAGCPSWLLEVFEHDKS; encoded by the coding sequence ATGGGAGATTTCAATGCGATCTGTCACAATGGTGAGAAGCTTGGAGGCCCGATGAGATGTGCTTCTATCTTTGAACCTTTTAATGACATGTTAAGAGATTGTAAGGTGAAGGAATTACCTAGCAAGGGGGATCCGTTTACATGGGCAGGAAAAAGAGCTACAAAATGGATCCAATGTAAATTGGATAGGAGCTTTGTAAACAAGGAGTGGAGTAAGGTTTTCTCAGAAGCAGATCAAGTATTTTTGGAAAAAAGAGGGTCTGATCATAGGCCAGTTTTAGTTTGTCTGCAGAAGAAAGAAAAGATGTTCAAAGCTTCTTTCACGTTTGATAAAAGGTGGCTAGAGTTGCCAAATGTGAGAAACACAGTGAAACTGGCTTGGAATAAAGCTCATGGGGGTTTTCCAGCTTCAGTATCACAGAGAATAAGAAACTGCAGACATGATCTAAGTGGCTGGAGAAGAAGTTTCCAAACTAACTCAAAGGAGAAAATATTAATCTTGCAAGAAGAGTTAGAGGTGGAAGAGTCTGCAAGAAACCCGAATGGTGGAAAGATTAGAGCTCTCAAAATAGAATTGATGAAAGCAAACAGGGAGGAGGAAGCTTACTGGAGTCAAAAAAGTTACAACAAGTGGCTTAAGAAAGGAGATAGAAATACTAGGTTCTTTCATGACTCGGTGAAGGCTTCTAGAAATAGAAAACAGATTGATTTGCTTGTTGATGTAAATGGAAGGGAGAGGCGAGAGGAAAAGGAGAAGGGTAGGGTGGCAATGGATTATTTCTTTAATCTGTTCTCATCCTCTAATCCTCCTGATTTTCAGTCTATCTTTACTGACTTTGTGGCGAAAGTCTCTCCAGAGATGAATGTGGATCTGATTAAAGAAGCTTCAGACGAAGAGATTGAACAAGCGGTTTTCTCAATCAAAGCTGCTAGTGCGCCTGGTCCAGATGGTATGACTGGACTTTTCTTTCAAAGGTTTTGGAAGGATATTGGAAGTCAAGTGTCAGATGAGGTTAAAACTTTCTTTATCTCTGGTTCCTTTCCAGTCGAATGGAATTTCACTCATCTCTGTCTCTTGCCTAAAGTGATGGAGGCAATCAATATGTCTGACTTCCGCCCGATTAGTCTTTGCTCTGTGTTGTACAAGATTATATCCAAGATTTTGGTGATGAGATTGCAACCTCTCCTCCAAGAGTTAGTGTCTCCGTTCCAATCTGCCTTTGTCCCGGAGAGACAAATTTCAGACAATATCCTGATTGCTCATGAACTTGTTCATAGTCTGCGTACCTTCAAACCAGTCGCAGCTCAATTCAAGGCGGTGAAGTCTGATATGTCAAAAGCGTATGACAGAGTAGAGTGGGATTATATCAGGTGCTTATTGGGGGCTTTGGGTTTTCATCCGCAATGGATCAAAATGGTCATGTTTTGCATATCGTCTGTATCCTATGCGGTATTGATAAATGATCAACCATATGGGGTCATCAAACCTTCCAGAGGTCTTAGACAGGGGGATCCTTTGTCGCCTTCGCTTTTTGTGTTATGTACTGAAGGTCTCTCCCACCTGTTATTTAAAGCTGAAGAAGCTGGTTTACTCCATGGAATTCAATTCACTGAAGATGGGCCATCATTCTCACACTTACTGTTTGCAGATGATAGCCTATTTTTATGTAAAGCTACTGAAAAAGAAGCGGAGTGTCTTCAGAATGTACTTGAAGTTTATGGAAGAGCAACAGGCCAGGTGATCAACCTTGACAAATCATCTATAACTTTTGGAGATGATATTCTATGTCATGTGAAGGCTTCGGTACAAACGATTCTGGGGATTTACAATATTGGAGGAGCAGGGTCATACCTTGGTTTGCCGGAGTGCTTCAGTGGTTCCAAAGCGGATCTCCTTAACTATATCTATGAAAGGCTTCATGGTCGTTTATCTGGATGGTTCGCAAGATCCTTATCTCTTGGTGGTAAGGAGGTACTTCTAAAAGCTATTGCTATTGCTTTGCCGGTGTTTGCAATGAGCTGTTTTAAGCTGCCTAAATCAACAATTGAGAAACTAACAAGTGCGATGAGGGATTTCTGGTGGAATTCTTTAGAACACAAGAGAAAAATCCATTGGTTAAGCTGGAACAAATTGTGTCTTCCTAGGCAAGAGGGAGGACTCGGGTTCAAAGATATTGAATGCTTTAACCAGGCCCTTCTGGCAAAGCAAGCTTGGAAAGTGTTTCAAAACCCCCAATCTTTACTTGCAAGAACTCTCAAGAGCAGATATTTCAAAGGAAATAATTTCATGGATGTTTCTTTGGGGGACAGGCCATCCTTTGGATGGAGGAGTTTTCTTTTTGGAAGAGAGCTCTTGTTGAAGGGTGTAAGAAAGGAAGTTGGGGATGGTCAATCTTTAAGGGTTTGGATGGATCCCTGGATTGATAATAGCAGAAGGCGAGCTCCCTGGATGAAAAATTCCTTGGTTGACTTGGAATTAAAAGTTTCAGACCTTCTCTCAGATGATGGAAGATCGTGGAATTTGTCTATTTTGGAGGATCTTTTCTTTCAAGTGGATATTGATCTCATTTTGAAAATAAAACCAATGCCGGAAGAGGAAGATTTTTGGTGTTTGCAACATAATAAGAGTGGAGATTATACGGTGAGATCAGGGTATTGGCTCGCGAGCCATGAGAAACTAAAGGCGGTCTTCGTTGATGCGAATTCTCAGCCATCGATAAATGGACTGAAAGATAGAACATGGAATATTCAAGCTCCACAGAAGATTAAGTTGTTTATTTGGAGAGTGCTAAGTGGAGCTGTTCCTGTTGCTGAGAACCTTATCTCAAGAGGGATGAAGATTGATGAAAGATGCTGGAATTGCGGTAATGACATGGAATCTGCAAACCATGTTTTATTTACTTGCCCTCTTGCTCGTTTGATCTGGGCTCTTTCGGATTTTCCATCACCTAGAGGTGGTTTCAGTGACGACTCTATCTTTGTAAATATCCATTATCTCTTAAGGATGAGCTTAAACATCAGAATCCTAAGTCAAATTAGGAGGTCTTTCCCTTGGATACTATGGATGCTGTGGAAGAACAGAAACAAATTAATTTTTGAAGGGAAGGAGTTTGATGCGATGGGAACAATTAGAAAGATCAAGGATGATGTTGCAGTCTGGTTTGCTGTTCAATCAATGGACCAAGGTATTGAAAGTGGTGAAAAAGAAAAAGGGATTATGGTGAGGAAAACCAAATGGAGAAAACCCAGTGAGGGGTGGCTAAAATGTAATGTTGGTGTGATGTGGTCGAAAAAGAATAGAGTTATGGGCTGTGCTTGGGTTTTAAGAGACCATAGAGGTGTGGTGTTGTTGCATAGCAGGAGATCCTTTGTGGCTTCTCATGAGAAGGAGGAAGCAATTTTAGTTGGATTGATGTGGGCGATCAAAAGCTTGCAGGACCATCAGGTAAGGAAGGTGATTATTGCTGCAGAGGCAAATCATATCCTCAACGCTCTAGAGAGACCGAAAGCGTGGCCGTCTTTTAAATTTCAGAGTGGTATGCTCAGAAAAGAAGTAAGAAATTTTGGGGAATGGAAAGTCTGTGTTGAAACAAAAGACTCGAATAGAGGTACTTTTCTTATTGCTCAATCAGCTACAAAAAGACAGTTTGCGCAATCTTATGTTGCCGCTGGTTGTCCCTCTTGGCTTTTGGAGGTTTTTGAGCATGATAAAAGTTGA
- the LOC106296874 gene encoding F-box protein SKP2B-like: protein MMSEGGSLNLCFEKMEGNMITEWKDIPVELLMRILNLVDDRTVIIASGVCSGWRDAISFGLTRLSLSWCKKDMNSLVLSLAPKLVKLQTLVLRQDKPQLEDNAVEAIANHCHELQDLDLSKSLKLTDHSLYSLARGCTNLTKLNLSGCTSFSDTALAYLTRFCRKLKVLNLCGCVEAVSDSALQAIGENCSQMQSLNLGWCEKISDDGVMSLAYGCPDLRSLDLCGCVLITDESVVALANRCVHLRSLGLYYCRNITDRAMYSLAQSGVKNKHEMWRSVKKGKFDEEGLRNLNISQCTYLTPSAVQAVCDTFPALHTCSGRHSLVMSGCLNLTSVHCACILQAHRTHTALPHPAH from the exons ATGATGAGTGAAGGAGGATCACTTAACCTATGCTTCGAGAAGATGGAAGGAAACATGATCACCGAGTGGAAAGATATCCCTGTGGAGCTTCTCATGAGGATCCTTAACCTTGTTGATGATCGGACGGTCATCATTGCTTCTGGTGTTTGCTCTGGCTGGAGAGATGCTATCTCCTTTGGTCTCACTCGTCTCTCCCTTTCATG GTGCAAGAAAGACATGAACAGTTTGGTTCTGTCTCTCGCACCAAAACTCGTCAAGCTTCAGACTCTAGTACTTAGACAAGACAAACCGCAACTCGAAGACAACGCAGTGGAAGCCATAGCGAATCACTGTCACGAGTTACAAGATCTTGACCTAAGCAAAAGCTTGAAACTCACTGACCACTCCCTCTATTCTCTAGCTCGCGGCTGCACTAACCTCACTAAACTCAACCTTAGCGGCTGCACTTCGTTCAGCGACACTGCTCTCGCGTATTTGACAAGGTTTTGTAGGAAGCTTAAAGTTCTGAATCTTTGTGGTTGTGTGGAAGCTGTATCTGACAGTGCATTGCAG GCTATTGGAGAGAACTGTAGTCAAATGCAGTCACTAAACTTGGGATGGTGTGAGAAGATAAGTGATGATGGTGTCATGAGTTTAGCTTATGGTTGTCCTGATCTTAGAAGCCTTGATCTCTGTGGCTGTGTACTTATTACAG ATGAGAGTGTGGTGGCTTTGGCTAATCGTTGTGTACACTTAAGGTCATTGGGGCTATACTATTGCAGAAACATAACCGACAGGGCCATGTACTCGCTGGCTCAGAGCGGAGTGAAGAACAAACACGAGATGTGGAGATCGGTTAAGAAAGGCAAATTCGACGAAGAAGGACTAAGAAACCTTAACATTAGCCAATGCACTTACCTCACACCTTCAGCTGTTCAAGCGGTTTGTGATACGTTCCCTGCGCTCCACACTTGTTCAGGCAGGCATTCACTTGTCATGAGCGGTTGTCTGAACTTAACATCGGTTCACTGTGCTTGCATCCTTCAGGCTCACCGCACACACACAGCTTTACCTCACCCGGCTCATTGA